A genomic segment from Nitrospira sp. encodes:
- a CDS encoding Ribosomal protein L11 methyltransferase, translating into MMRDWIQVDVATSLDAGELLGLLNDPAVAGAWQEEDSVHLYWPGDRCGPDTWQGLRLALTRLGHPEPAGAITINHLPDRDWNAQWASLVEPIRIGQVVIRPSWKQAALNPGEVELIIDPKQAFGTGHHSTTQLLIEWLQQVVTPTDRVLDVGTGSGVLAMVALRVGAAMAKGVDFDPVAIDCARDYAQVNGFDERLTLAVGNVQAEQPQDKFEPTLVLANLDRQTLLDSAEMLCRHASAGARLLLSGLLIEQRGEVEAAYASRGVYVKETRERDGWIALEAVGMESCEGGRCS; encoded by the coding sequence ATGATGCGCGACTGGATTCAAGTCGATGTGGCGACCTCGCTCGATGCGGGAGAGCTATTGGGTCTGTTGAACGATCCCGCCGTGGCCGGTGCATGGCAGGAGGAAGATTCGGTGCACCTCTACTGGCCCGGCGATCGCTGTGGGCCGGACACCTGGCAGGGGCTCCGGCTGGCGCTGACACGACTCGGCCATCCAGAACCGGCCGGCGCTATCACGATCAATCACCTGCCGGATCGGGATTGGAACGCCCAGTGGGCGAGCCTGGTGGAGCCGATCAGGATCGGGCAGGTGGTCATCCGGCCGAGTTGGAAACAGGCGGCGCTCAATCCCGGAGAGGTCGAGTTGATCATCGACCCCAAGCAGGCCTTCGGCACGGGCCACCACTCGACCACGCAGCTGTTGATCGAGTGGCTGCAGCAGGTCGTCACCCCCACCGATCGCGTGCTGGATGTGGGAACCGGGAGCGGGGTGCTGGCGATGGTGGCGTTGCGGGTCGGGGCTGCGATGGCGAAGGGTGTCGATTTCGATCCGGTGGCGATCGACTGCGCGCGCGACTATGCCCAGGTCAACGGATTCGACGAACGGCTGACCTTGGCGGTAGGGAATGTTCAAGCGGAGCAGCCTCAAGATAAGTTCGAACCGACCCTTGTCCTGGCGAATCTGGATCGGCAGACCCTGTTGGATTCCGCGGAGATGCTCTGTCGCCACGCCTCGGCCGGGGCACGACTGCTGCTGTCCGGTCTGTTGATCGAACAGCGTGGAGAAGTCGAAGCAGCCTATGCGTCCAGAGGGGTCTATGTGAAAGAGACGCGAGAACGAGACGGGTGGATCGCCCTGGAGGCGGTGGGGATGGAATCCTGCGAGGGAGGCCGCTGTTCCTGA
- a CDS encoding Hydroxymethylpyrimidine phosphate kinase ThiD has translation MIKQVLTIAGSDSGGGAGIQADLKAMSANGVYAMSVITAITAQNTEEVADVFELPTSIVAAQIDAIFDDFDVAAVKIGMLSSADIITTVVKLLKPQQVKNLVVDPVMVAKGGQALLKPDAIDRLKKDLFPLALLVTPNLHEAQQLSGIAIASLADARRAAKVIHQFGCANVLIKGGHLPGDRATDLLYDGRFFNIFKGEFIDTPHTHGTGCTFASAIAAHLARGKALPDAVQTAKTYLTEAIKQSLAIGHGKGPTNHFYFLNQG, from the coding sequence ATGATCAAACAAGTCTTGACGATAGCGGGCTCGGACTCGGGCGGCGGGGCAGGCATCCAGGCGGATTTGAAGGCCATGTCGGCCAACGGAGTCTATGCCATGTCGGTCATTACGGCCATCACGGCTCAGAACACGGAAGAGGTCGCCGATGTATTCGAGTTGCCCACCTCGATCGTTGCGGCCCAGATCGATGCGATCTTCGATGATTTTGACGTTGCCGCAGTGAAGATCGGCATGTTGTCGTCGGCAGACATCATCACGACCGTGGTGAAACTGTTGAAACCGCAACAGGTCAAGAATCTCGTGGTGGATCCGGTCATGGTCGCCAAGGGTGGGCAAGCCCTCTTGAAACCGGACGCCATCGACCGGCTGAAGAAGGACCTGTTTCCGTTGGCGTTGCTGGTGACGCCGAACCTGCACGAGGCCCAACAACTCTCTGGTATCGCCATTGCCTCGCTGGCCGATGCCCGCCGCGCCGCCAAGGTCATCCACCAATTCGGCTGCGCCAACGTCCTCATCAAGGGAGGCCATCTGCCGGGCGATCGCGCGACCGATCTCCTCTATGACGGTCGCTTCTTCAATATCTTCAAGGGCGAGTTCATCGACACGCCTCACACCCACGGCACCGGTTGCACCTTCGCCTCAGCCATCGCGGCGCATCTGGCTCGCGGCAAGGCGCTCCCGGACGCCGTTCAAACCGCCAAGACCTACCTCACCGAAGCCATCAAACAGAGCCTGGCCATCGGACATGGCAAGGGTCCCACCAACCATTTCTATTTCCTGAATCAGGGTTAG
- a CDS encoding MutS-related protein, family 1: MPSDNRSPSTLSRERNLMRLLHRADRLHARGSHASERFTTWRFVIFAVGLLGSIIPHKLGWTVLGNVALATCFILFLIVAWYHNRLEDRLHRLRLWQEIKRAQVARITLDWSNIPLRSLAVPERHGYAKDLDLAGPHSLLHLIDNTISSQGQERLTSWLFDQPPHPAQWSARQTLIRELTPLSLLRDRLSLEARSVDEADIDGRRLLSVLQKRVDDASLIPMLSIETLLAISTAGLLLADPSYGLGNYWMLSFGLYAVLFLSVRSRSEEIFDHAQSLHRQLERLSAVLGYVERRSYRSAPQLALLCRPLLEQHTCPSASLKQAASIMNRLSVRAHPLVHYLINAVGPWDLYHTYRLQQLQDRTASIAPLWFETLAELDAAISLATFAYLHPDHPWPSLHQPGVADHPNGDRPILDAKNLAHPLIPARVRVGNEILLQGRGRLFLVTGSNMSGKSTFLRTIGINTCLAQAGGPVCADSFRWSFVRIGSCIRVDDSLDGGLSFFYAEVKRLKTILTDAQDEQGPPVLWLIDEVFKGTNNRERLIGGRALIAALAGSNGFGLVTTHDLELAELEQQLPNVTNVHFQETVADGALHFDYRLRPGPCPTTNALQIMALEGLPVENPASIPHRKQDN; the protein is encoded by the coding sequence ATGCCGTCGGACAATCGATCACCCAGCACATTGAGCCGTGAACGCAACCTGATGCGACTCTTGCACCGTGCCGATCGCCTGCATGCGAGAGGCAGCCACGCCAGCGAACGATTCACGACCTGGCGTTTTGTGATCTTTGCCGTCGGGCTCCTCGGCTCCATCATTCCACACAAACTGGGCTGGACCGTACTCGGCAACGTCGCACTTGCAACCTGCTTCATCCTCTTCCTCATCGTGGCCTGGTATCATAACAGGCTCGAAGACCGCTTGCATCGCCTCCGCCTGTGGCAAGAAATCAAGCGGGCTCAGGTGGCACGCATTACCCTGGACTGGTCGAACATTCCGCTTCGCTCTCTCGCCGTACCGGAACGGCACGGGTATGCCAAGGACCTCGACCTGGCCGGCCCCCATTCCTTGTTGCACCTGATCGACAACACCATTTCATCCCAAGGACAAGAGCGGCTCACCTCGTGGCTGTTCGATCAACCGCCTCATCCAGCGCAATGGTCCGCACGTCAGACCCTCATCCGTGAATTGACGCCCCTCTCCCTCCTCAGAGACCGATTGTCGCTGGAAGCCCGTTCGGTCGATGAAGCCGATATCGACGGCCGCCGCCTGCTCTCGGTGCTTCAGAAACGTGTGGACGATGCCAGCTTGATTCCCATGCTGTCGATCGAAACGCTGCTGGCAATCTCGACGGCGGGACTCCTGCTCGCCGATCCGTCGTACGGTCTCGGTAACTATTGGATGCTGTCGTTCGGACTGTACGCCGTCCTGTTCCTCTCGGTCCGCAGCCGCTCGGAAGAAATCTTCGACCATGCCCAGTCGCTGCATCGGCAACTGGAGCGGCTCAGCGCCGTCCTCGGTTATGTGGAACGGCGCTCATACCGGTCCGCTCCGCAACTGGCCCTGCTCTGCCGGCCGCTCCTGGAACAACACACCTGCCCTTCCGCTTCACTCAAACAGGCCGCTTCCATCATGAACAGGCTCAGCGTGCGGGCCCATCCCCTGGTGCACTACCTCATCAATGCCGTCGGTCCATGGGACCTCTATCACACCTATCGCCTACAACAGTTACAGGATAGAACCGCCTCCATTGCCCCGCTCTGGTTCGAAACGCTGGCCGAGCTGGATGCCGCAATATCCTTGGCCACCTTCGCCTACCTGCACCCGGACCATCCATGGCCTTCGTTGCATCAGCCCGGCGTGGCCGACCATCCCAACGGCGACAGGCCGATCCTCGACGCGAAGAACCTTGCACACCCGCTCATCCCCGCGAGGGTCCGCGTCGGTAACGAGATCCTGCTCCAAGGGCGAGGGCGTCTGTTCCTTGTGACCGGCTCCAACATGTCCGGCAAGAGCACCTTTCTCAGAACCATCGGCATCAATACCTGCCTGGCGCAGGCCGGCGGCCCGGTCTGTGCAGACTCGTTCCGTTGGTCCTTCGTACGGATCGGCAGTTGCATCCGCGTGGACGATTCCCTCGACGGCGGCCTCTCGTTCTTCTATGCCGAGGTGAAACGACTCAAGACCATCTTGACCGACGCGCAGGACGAACAGGGCCCTCCGGTGCTGTGGTTGATCGACGAAGTCTTCAAAGGCACCAATAACCGGGAACGACTCATCGGAGGCCGTGCGCTCATTGCCGCACTCGCGGGCAGCAATGGATTCGGCCTGGTCACGACCCACGACCTGGAGCTGGCCGAATTGGAGCAACAGCTTCCCAACGTGACGAACGTGCATTTTCAGGAAACCGTGGCGGACGGCGCGCTGCACTTCGATTACCGATTGCGGCCCGGCCCCTGCCCCACCACCAACGCCCTGCAGATCATGGCCCTGGAGGGGCTACCGGTGGAAAACCCTGCCTCGATCCCCCACCGGAAACAGGATAACTAA